The proteins below come from a single Thiovulum sp. ES genomic window:
- a CDS encoding prepilin-type N-terminal cleavage/methylation domain-containing protein (TIGRFAM: prepilin-type N-terminal cleavage/methylation domain), with protein sequence MKKLLFSTVEIIIHINKTLKFYFKNFRENRMEVNDKISTIEKRIHARFLRFSLLKNRQKIKFQGGFTLVEVIMAVIIASFLSYGYLKVHGTSLHFLDLIDKRLETNEYSSFIFSQVSKDLHEKKKSVKEFVEARYNIDDDELLEYFDKVEYRYTQEELYFLNFGEFSEENENESDSDSLFTEYNENDSAITDEIKKNGVLVETVKIHDENNNSVSLYHFSFLK encoded by the coding sequence TTGAAAAAACTTCTTTTTAGCACAGTTGAAATTATTATTCATATAAATAAAACTTTAAAATTCTATTTTAAAAACTTTCGGGAAAATCGCATGGAGGTAAATGATAAAATTTCAACAATTGAAAAGAGAATTCATGCTCGTTTTTTGAGATTTTCACTTCTTAAAAATCGACAAAAAATAAAATTTCAAGGCGGTTTCACTCTTGTTGAAGTGATAATGGCAGTTATCATAGCCTCTTTTTTAAGCTATGGCTATTTAAAAGTTCATGGAACTTCGCTACATTTTCTTGACCTCATCGATAAGAGATTAGAGACAAATGAGTATAGCAGTTTCATCTTTTCACAAGTTTCAAAAGACTTACATGAAAAAAAGAAGAGTGTAAAAGAGTTTGTTGAGGCAAGATACAACATCGATGATGATGAACTTTTGGAATATTTTGATAAAGTCGAATATCGATACACTCAAGAAGAGCTGTATTTTTTAAATTTTGGTGAATTTTCAGAAGAGAATGAGAATGAATCAGATAGCGATTCCCTCTTTACAGAATACAACGAAAATGATTCAGCCATCACAGATGAGATAAAAAAGAATGGTGTTCTTGTTGAAACTGTAAAAATTCATGATGAAAACAACAATTCTGTCTCTCTCTATCATTTCTCTTTTCTAAAGTAG